The Brassica napus cultivar Da-Ae chromosome C7, Da-Ae, whole genome shotgun sequence genomic interval TTGGGGacctatgtatatataaaagttttcaaaatatttaggGGCCTAGGCGAATGTTTCGTTAGGCTTGGCCCCAGGATCGGCCCTGACTAAAAGTCTGTAGGATTTGCAGCAGAGGAAGGCTCTATGTCGATGGATGTAATCAGAAAAGCATACGAAGCGACAGAAGAAGGGTTTCTAGCGGTTGTGACAAAGCAATGGCCTGTGAAGCCATAGATTGCAGCTGTTGGGTCTTGCTGCCTTGTCGGCGTTATATGCGGAGGGATGCTTTATATAGCCAACGTTGGAGACTACAAGTGAGGTCATTGCGCTTCAGCTCTCAGCAGAACATAATGTGAGCACAGAGTCTATTCAACAGGAGATGCGCTCTTTGCATCCGGATGACTCGCGTATCGTCGTGTTAAAGCACATTGTGTGGCGCGTCAAGGGCATTATTTAGATATCTAGATCCATAGGTGACGTGTATCTTAAGAAGGCGGAGTTCAACAGGAAACCGCTGTACGCAAAGTATAGACTCTGTGAGCCGATGAAGAGGCCAATCTTGAGCGGGGAGCCGTCGATAACGGAGCATGTGATCCAGCCACAAGATCGGTTTCTGATTTTGGCTTCTGACGGACTGTGGGAACAGATGAGGAACCAAGAAGCTGTTGACATTGTTCAGAACCACCCACGAAACGTGCGCTACACTCAATTGTTTTTCACTTAAAACCTACAAAACTAAGTACTGATTGTGTCCTTTGTGCAGGGTATTGCACGTAGACTTGTGAAAATGGCACTGCAAGCGGCCgcgaagaagagagagatgagatacTCTGATCTGAAGAAGATACAGAGGGGCGTGAGGAGGCATTTTCACGATGATATCACCGTGGTTGTCATTTTTCTTGATACCGATGTGGTGAGCTCTGCCAGAGGACCCTCTCTTTCTATCAGAGGCGGCGGTATAACTACTCCCACTTTTTTTAGATTCCATCTTTTGTAGTTATTTAAAAAAGCTCACACTCTTTGTTGGTATGAggatttgtataatttttaacGTGGAAGCCACACAATACTGACGTCTGCAACCCATTCcagtaattatttattttcatttgttacAACGAGGACTTTGTGTAATCTTGTAATTGTTGTTGGTGAGGAATGATAGTAGCCTTTCTTTTGTTGTACTTTTGTGTTGCGTGAAACTCTCTAGAACAGAGTGTTTGATTATGATATATTtccttatatatttatttgtaatgTTGTTTTATTATCACTTAGCTTTCAGTTGCTAACATGCTTGAagtttctatgattttaaattacttGTACTGCAATCCACGCCATTGTGACTACCATAAGATGACATACATGGTTGCATATTTTGTTAGTTtactatataaaaaaagatGTACTTAAACTCACTTGTACGTCTTAATTGTTTCTGATTCTTTTACTCATCTTGTGTAAGGGAACAAAGGAAGCTTACCCAGCTTCTCTACTTGCTTTGGTACCAAGTTGAAGCTTAAATCTGCGCAAATTTGAAACAAGTATACCTTGAACTCGACGTGTGTATTCTTAGCCTTTTTACATAATATTCTTCCATTTTTACTGGCTTGGTGTTACTTTTAATATTGAGACATCGATATTAAGATACTCAACGGTAACAAAACCATAAGGTGATTTATATCCCAAAAATAGTAATAAGGAAAATACAGAATGAAACATGCTGAAAACCTATAGAGCAAGAGCAGGTAAGTTTTGGTATATTGTGTTAAATCTTAAGAAAATACAATtgggtagagagagagagagagagagataaagtgTGTTTCTGCATAAATTTATGGCAATGGTGGTGGACCTGAGAGGTTTTAATGTAGAGCTAGAGAGAAAAGTAAATATGGGTGTGCAATAGTTTTTGCCACCCCCACCCATCATAACCACAGACAAAAATAGGATTCGTTTTCTTCTTACAAAGCTCTGGCATTACAATGTGACATTGAAACTAGGATCTCTtcaatggagagagagagacagaaagATATGGGTCATTAGGGTTCATAACTGTCTTGAGGTTGTAAAAAGCAGAatgatagatagagagagaaagagatagaaAGAGAAGGCCAagtagttaacaaaaaaaaggagcAGTAAGAACATTAATGGTTTGCAGGGCAGCCAGTGTCCCTCCTTTCTGCGAGAGATTCcctcaaaatttattataaagcaTCTTCCATGTTCTTTTTAACTTCTTCCTCTAAATCTTTTAActtgcatttttatttttgtttttgttatgaaCCCTCAAGAAGGAAAGGCATAGGAGACAAAGGAGTATTGGTTCACATTGCATAGCCTATTTAGTTTGTAACGATGGATACATATAatgaaacttgaaaaaaaaagagagaggaggGGGAGAGGGAGTAAAGAGAGTGAGCCAGCTTTAGTGCATTGGTTAGTAGATGTGGTTTAAATGCTCCATACCTTCCATTTCCTTCTCTCATATACCCTAATTTAATACCTCTCTTTATAACTCCCCCACACAGACATTCTCACCTTCTCCTCATCACACTTCCCCTCACACGTctatcttcttccttttttgtttgttttacaaGACAGTTTTCCTTTGAATCTGCACCTTTAGCACGAAAGAGTCCTCTTTGATATTGGCCTGGTTCACTCAGATTACACACGTACTATATGCATTCTCTTAGTTATCTGATTGAGCCGCGCCAATATCTCAGTGCtctctcgtctctctctctctctcttgtagatctacctatatatatatcaacattCTTTTGCTTGTGTGTGTTGAGAATGAAGCTGGAATGTTCTTTGTTGATAGTCTTTTTGATGTAAACTCATTAGGTATATTGGTTATAATATCCAGATTATTAAATATCAAAGTAGACAAAATGGTGAGTATTCAAGGAAGCCTTACTCACCCTTTTTTCTATCCAAGGTACCTCCACCCAACCCTTCATTAGCTTCCTTTCCAAGTCTTAATAAATCTCTTCTTGCTGCGTGTGATTCTGGTTCATTATGATATATTGATCATTtttataatgtatattttatattacttttaacaataaaaatttgaGACAGTTTCAGCTAGACAGACAATGTTTATCAGTATAATTTGAAGGGTGTTAGGGTTAATTAGTATACATATACGAAATCACAAAGAAGTTAATTTGAAAGAACAATAATGTTACGTAGATGTCACAATCGCAAATGAGGTCTTGTGTCACATGGAATTTTAATGGGAGAGAATCTGACGAGCACGAACCCTAACCTGCAAGCGAGCAAGAGCATGCATACAATGTAAGGCTATTCGAGCTTGTCTCCTCACAAGCACACCTCTCGCCACCGCCTGAAGCTTCACCAGACTCTTGAGCGCTCTAAACGCTCTCCTTCCCTACAATACTTACAATGGtcaactttgaaaaaaaaacaaggttctgaaattacaagaaaaatatgtgtttgtttGTACCAGGTGACCTCTGAAGAAAGCTTGGATTTTAATGGCGGCAATGTTCTCTCTAGTGGTTTGTTGGATTGATGAGCGAATGGTGGTGATGCTGctgggagatcgccggagaagGTTCCTCCGCACAACGCCAAACAATCTCTTTGAGTTGGCCATGTTGGTAGAACGCCCTTTTGTCTCTGCTTTGGCTTTGGTTTGTCAAAGAGAAACGTGGAGAAGGAAACGTAAATTGTCAATAAAAGTAGAGACGGTGGCTTGAAGAGTTGAAGGGAAGGAGATAATGTGCCCTCCATTTTTAGTTGTTGATCTTAACGAACGAACGTGCTCGCAtgctcttctctttctttttttttttgtcaaagctcttctctttctagtttctactttatttttgttttctttttgtttattttacttttcaagACGGAAAAGTCTTTGGTCCTTCTACAGTACCCCCCTTatgccaaaaaaataaataaaggaaGCTTGTTGAATTTTTGACCTAATTTATGACATAGCTAAACTTATAACACTGTTAAGAAAATTAGTTGTTCCTTTTTCACTTGTGAGCACAGTTTTGATTCTTACTGCTGCTTTAATATTAAAGAAGACATGTTATAGAATTTAGTCTTATTCAGGCCCATTTAACGTCTGTTGCGGCAACGATACTCTAGACTCACTGCCCACTGCATTAGAACTCCAGGAGAATTTAAAATACAAGAACATGTTTATTGCATGTCTTTTAGATTGGGTCTCTTAGCTTAATATAAAATACGGTCTCTTAGcttatattacgctaagagACCCAACCTAAGAGACCTACAATAAACACTCTAACACTTGCTCAGATATGTTGAAGTGTCGTTGTTGCTAAGTTCTTTTTAGTTATACAACTACATTGATTGTTTAAAGTGTCATTAATCTATGAAGGTAACAAGTTTCATCAAAAAATGAGTGAAGTTGTATACATAGACATGGAATCTAATGAATGAAGttctaaattaattaactatATATGCAAAGAGAGTATGTTCAAAAGAGAGACTCTGGCTTGGATCATACGCCTGTACACGCTTTCAAGCGATTCCTCCAGATCTTCAACTACAACATCTACGTTATCCAAGAGGGCGATCAAAGACTTGATTCCTTCCTTCTTTATCTCTTTCGCTGAACAGAATCTTTGCAGCTCTTCGTCCATCATCTGGAACTCGGTTCTGTCTCCGCTATGAACTTGAGCATTTGTATTCGTAACGTTCTTGATCACCAGTTTAGAAACTAGAGCCCATCTGGAAGGCCTGGGTTTTGGTACTGATGATGATAAGGACAACATGACTGTCCTAAAGGAAAGACATGTTTGGGAACATACTTGTCGGAGAAGTGTGATCAAAGGATGAGTTGACACGATGGAAGGATGATCTGTTTGTTTGAGCAATAAGAGGAGCTTAGCAAGATCCTTGTGAATCAGTCGTCGAGAGCGTACAAAGGCTTTAACGTGACATCGGATGGTAAAATCTCCACCGTGTCCCCTCCGTCTGAAAGCAGACCGGAGGTCTCGGAGACAATCCTTGATGCGACAAGTTATGTCTCGTAGCTTGGAGCACAAGTCAAGGTGTACAAGGGAAAGATCAAGAACATGGGTGAAGAAAGAGTGATGAGGGAGTAGTGATGAAGCTGGTGAGTCGTTGAAGAGATGAGAGATGGATTCATAGAGCTGTGAGAGAAGTGATTGGCTATTGTTGTTATCTGTAGGAAGCTTACTGAGAAGTTGCTGAATATGGTTGAGACCATTTGAGTGTAGCCGAGCTGGTAAGCTACAAGACCGAACGTGGTAGGTTGCAGCCATTGATGATGTGATGAGATAGAGAAAGCTTTTAGCTAGAAagaagctgaagctgaatatATATAGAGGGAGAGATAGATAGATAGGTCAATTGAAATAGGTTTTAGACTTGTCAAAGTAAAAGCCACGTGAAGGGGGCAATGTTCATTTGTTCCATCAAAGCCCActtaatattctttttatgCCTCTCtcaattaattttgataattttgatATGTACCTAATCTCATGTCTTTGTTATCATTAGATCTTTGGTTAGGCGAGAGGAATCAAAACTAAGATATTTTGTCAAGAATCTACTTCGACTTTGGGGTATTGATAAACACCGTCATGCATAGATATATGGGTTGTAATTACTTAATTAATGAGCATATAATCTTTCATATTTGTGTGGTAACATAGCATAATCTAAACAGTACACCAAATCATTAGACGGATAATGATCTTGAGAACCTGCATTTTCCGACCACAGCCCATGCTGCATTTTCTTGGATACTGGAAAACAGAAAGTGAAGCGGCCATTCAAGTTTTTCACTATGCTCAATAGCCACCCTGATTTTGAAGTGTTGATCTCCAAGTGCTGGAATTCTCTGAATTTTGCAGGttcaaaaatgataaatgtttcAAAGAAGATTAAACATCTCAAGAGTATTATTCGAGAATTTAGCCGACAAAACTTCTCTGGCATAGAGCAGAGGGTCACTGAGGCTCTAAATCATCTCCTAGACTGCCAAAGAGAGCTCCTAGCGTCTCCTTCTCCGGTGGTTTCTATCAGGGAACGTGAAGCACACAGATGTTGGTTTACACTTGCAAAGGCGGAAGAGTCTTATCTCTATCAACGATCAAGAGTTAATTGGATTGATGTCGGGGATTCGAACTCAACATACTATCATCGCTCTCTTAGATCACGACAAGCTGTCAATCAAATTATCTTTCTCACAGACGACAACGGGGCCATCATCGACACTTCTGAAGGAATTAAAGCTCATGCTCTGCAGTTCTATCAGAACCTGCTTGGAGGGACAGTCACTGCCTCAAATGTTTCTCAAGAAGACATTGCTGCGCTTCTTCCATTCAGATGCTCGCAAGAAGTAACTCAGCAGTTGGAATCTCCGTTCTCAGCTGAGGCCATCACAAATGCTTTCTTCTCGCTTCCCAAAGGAAAAGCCCCTGGCCCAGATGGCTATCCTGCTGAGTTCTTCACTGCCCACTGGCGATCAGTTGGATCTGATATGATAAATGCAGTTTCTGAATTTTTTCAGTCTGGTTCTCTACTCAAGCAATGGAATGCAACAGTCTTGACGCTCATTCCCAAGAAGACCAATGCGACATCCATCTCTGACTTCAGACCCATATCATGTTGTAATACCTCTTACAAGGTCATCTCAAAGCTTCTCGCAACTCGACTGAAGCAAGTCCTGCCCATGATCATCTCCAATACTCAGTCAGCATTCACCCCAGGTCGTCTAATGATTGAGAATGTGCTCATGGCCACTGAGTTGGTCAATGGATACAACTGGAAGAATCTCTCCAAAAGGTCTATGCTCAAAGTGGACCTGAAAAAGGCTTTTGATTCTCTGGATTGGAGCTTTATATTCAAGATTATGCAAGCTCTCCAATTCCCTGAATCATTTATCCATCTCATCAGACAATGTATCACTACGACAAAGTTCTCAGTGGGTATTAATGGAGAAATGTGTGGCTACTTCAGCGGTACAAAGGGCCTTAGGCAGGGAGATCCGTTGTCTCCTTATCTTTTTGTCCTCGCCATGGAGGTTCTGTCACAGCTCCTGAATGCAAACTATATGAATGGGCGCATCGGCTACCATCCAAAGGCTTCAAATCCTCTCATCTCTCACTTGGCGTTTGCGGATGatcttatgatatttttttatggcGAAAGGAATTCTCTGATAAACATTGCAGACACACTTGAGGTCTTCTCGTCATGGTCTGGACTCACTATGAATCGCAACAAAACTGAACTCTTTATCGCCGGTCTTAATCAAGTCGAAGCAGATGACATTGCAGCTCTCGGCTTCTCCTTGGATCATTACCTGTGCGCTATCTTGGCCTACCATTGATGCACCGCAAACTCCAAATCTGTGACTACATACCCTTAATTGATCAGCTAAAGCGCAGGTTCTCATCTTGGACTCTCAGGGCTCTATCTTATGCGGGAAGAACACTCTTGATCTCTTCTGTCATCTACAGCACTGTGAATTTTTGGTGTTCATCGTTTATTCTTCCAAAGGGGTGTATAAAACTGATTGAATCACTTTGCTCTAGATTCCTTTGGAATGGAAACATCATCACAAGAGCTAAAGCTAAAGTTTCTTGGTCCCAAATCAGCCTACCTAGAGATGAAGGTGGACTCGGCTTCAGAAACCTTTGCTTATGGAACAAAACGCTATGTCTTAAACTCATTTGGCTCCTCTTCTGCGACCCGGAGTCACTTTGGGCAATTTGGGTTAAGGCAAATCTCATCAAGGACTCTTCATTTTGGTGTCTGGACGAAAGCGTGACTGCATTATGGACTTGAAAAGCCCTTCTTAATCCGCGGGCTCTAGCAAAGCGTTTCATCAGATGTGCTCTCGGCAATGGCATGAAAGCGAGCTTTTGGTTTGACCACTGGTTCCCGCTAGGACCTCTAATAGATCATTTTGGACCGTCTGGCCCAAGGCAAACAGGTATACCTTTGACCTTCTCTGTCGCAGATGCTTGCTCAGAAATTGGCTGGACTCTTCGCCCGGCTAGATCTCCTGCAGCAGAAGAGTTCCATATCATGTTGTGCTCATTACCTCTGCCGTCTCTCGCTTTATCTTCTAATACTTACTCTTGGGCAGCAAATGATATGGACCTCCCTGAGTTCTCTGCAAAGCACACTTGGGAATCAATAAGACCCCGTCAACAGAAGAAAGAGTGGGCAGGAAAGGTTTGGTTCAAAGGGCACATCCCTAGCCATGCTTTCATGATGTGGGTGGCGCAGCTTGATAGACTTCCTACACGATCTCGATTGGCTTCTTGGGGGCTTCAAATCGATACTTGTTGTTGTGTCTGTAACAACTACCACGAGACGCGGGATCACATCTTCCTGCGATGCGCATATGCTGAGCAAATATGGAAGATTGTGATAAGGAGGTTAGGGTACATACCGATATTATTCCACACATGGGAGGCTTTTCTCACTTGGATTGGACTGAAGGTCTCTCACTGTCCTTCTACCCTGCGCAAAGTTACAGCTCAAGCGGTCATCTACAGGCTTTGGCGCGAGCGTAACAACCGTCTCCACAATGGAATACAGACACCCCCGGAAGTATCCTTCAAAGAAATTGATAGGCAAGTCAGAAATGAAATCTTGGCCAGGAAGCATCGTCACACGTTTCAAAACCTCATGAGTATCTGGTTGACATATGAGTAATGGTGCTTCATAATCTTCAGTTCTAATTAAGCtctcctctgtttttttctcttttttggcTTAGGATTGCTTcccttttatttcttttgtacaTGTACAAACTCTCtcatttgataaatgaattcacatccttataaaaaaaaaaaaaaaaggtggtcGTTGGATAATACTATGCATGGGCCCGTGTACACGAGTGTCTTGTTAAAAACTTCCAGAGGAAACGATAATAATAATCAATCACAATCACAACTCACACCGTCTTCCTTTTCTTAACTAGTTTTGAATTCATGAATGTGACTTGTCACTATCAAAGTACAGGCTGCAACTGAATCTCCTCATCCCTCTCTTATTAGATTAGACATCTCAAATATCTATCCTAACTATAGTTAGGCTTCTCATAATAATATCTTCACGTGATTTGGATATTGTAAcctttcttttttgatttttcttggaTATGCAACTTAAAAGGTTTACAAGGAGATATTTCATTTGAGATATTTGTTTGATCCCATGCATTGTATGAAAACACCATCTTACGTTGTTGGTTCTGcgtgtatataaaatttaactcCG includes:
- the LOC106440103 gene encoding protein IQ-DOMAIN 20, with amino-acid sequence MANSKRLFGVVRRNLLRRSPSSITTIRSSIQQTTRENIAAIKIQAFFRGHLGRRAFRALKSLVKLQAVARGVLVRRQARIALHCMHALARLQVRVRARQILSH
- the BNAC07G32230D gene encoding uncharacterized protein BNAC07G32230D, giving the protein MAATYHVRSCSLPARLHSNGLNHIQQLLSKLPTDNNNSQSLLSQLYESISHLFNDSPASSLLPHHSFFTHVLDLSLVHLDLCSKLRDITCRIKDCLRDLRSAFRRRGHGGDFTIRCHVKAFVRSRRLIHKDLAKLLLLLKQTDHPSIVSTHPLITLLRQVCSQTCLSFRTVMLSLSSSVPKPRPSRWALVSKLVIKNVTNTNAQVHSGDRTEFQMMDEELQRFCSAKEIKKEGIKSLIALLDNVDVVVEDLEESLESVYRRMIQARVSLLNILSLHI
- the LOC106442487 gene encoding uncharacterized protein LOC106442487, with translation MKASFWFDHWFPLGPLIDHFGPSGPRQTGIPLTFSVADACSEIGWTLRPARSPAAEEFHIMLCSLPLPSLALSSNTYSWAANDMDLPEFSAKHTWESIRPRQQKKEWAGKVWFKGHIPSHAFMMWVAQLDRLPTRSRLASWGLQIDTCCCVCNNYHETRDHIFLRCAYAEQIWKIVIRRLGYIPILFHTWEAFLTWIGLKVSHCPSTLRKVTAQAVIYRLWRERNNRLHNGIQTPPEVSFKEIDRQVRNEILARKHRHTFQNLMSIWLTYE